The following are from one region of the Pseudohongiella spirulinae genome:
- a CDS encoding PKD domain-containing protein, whose protein sequence is MNNKTRFKKKLLSQVVAASLLAGAGTASQAGDFALANNSVAWLDTNGNTLQTVTVGANGVASSATLATNPGFVVPDIGFQLNVVDAAPGDYFVRIGLHVESQTNENHVLNMTMGVARVIVADVGGTNVIQSVNMVTSGQANYDNIEIRARRGNLSLATEDFEAKANMLSFDGATKNIRLNVGTIFNALSNNNALFDEIMNGAFGSGAHYDYGVLIQPVAGPTTVRVGHENGGTFSLFPRVMASCPQISDLQSANVFNLSSSALANKIPSAHAAIGTLTVGSPGTAATAQTAIVENCHLPAVSITSATSFTNDTGTEPYTVAVTATATDADDYHGIASTEWLVGGNVVATGTSANLSLNNGDTTVTFRATDEKGGVSTTSATITVSEPAPAPNQAPEGLAIGAPSSPILDTDGKAGETLGGFSATATDPDGDDLTYEWFVNGNSAGSGASPSLTLPVDGANTVFFIASDGKGGEATSDAVTVEVRENQAPVVTLTVNGGSSTTVDYDQDVTFTWNAVDPEGRMSGPGTFLTFATDGDFGIGPGPIVVDSTSGSSTVSFSPVTVSESGGTVTANIQFTDDFNKAGTATAVVIVRARDSSGEEPPANNNPTIEIVGPTSYEDTDALAGEAVTLTANVTDADGDDIVLRQWTALGETSSGAVLSRRFPDGDTPVTFRAVDSRGGESETVVTVNVATFVPAPSNTEVLDTITQQNNDNENLQQQTGNLDELIQTGGTVSQEVATTTTTAATKAEETTRDLQKAVTSGTVTTSTALKAIQSTSTTTTLASNVSKASTEENKATITTTVSNTVKNAASTFTALATRTTQGGTKLSDEDSNTVKTASTNLLKSAGDVSQNTTSKAQIAELARSANEIIQATKNLGVGADETVVNAVRDASASIATAAAREAIRETLSEGEELPSDEEIRQVLEQNEDLLEDVFNQTLEIPPTVVDDRPAVDPNNVQVGGTSVLDRLRALFRGTGGQSTLMVSDGRTGTVTAVTAEESEIVVDAETGAVTIILPGETYAGAIVAVRSVPAVVPNGIRIRRDGRGIIVTDGIAVELAPVALNLGGFTTAVEDAGFGFTLRNNATISLDLGGGERFSGAFAYDNLTDQDVSNCGAISFTDPTGPANSAGYAYGVNCANGVTQKVQPFVDNADFFQSMEALGIAARANRDNGFITLPGIGRFKASFFVTPLSEAEQVFHAINKDEFGIAYQTMDLNGDGIVDYKVISANGAQILYGAAD, encoded by the coding sequence ATGAACAACAAGACCCGGTTCAAGAAAAAATTGCTCAGCCAGGTGGTCGCCGCCAGTCTGCTGGCTGGCGCAGGTACGGCAAGCCAGGCGGGCGATTTCGCGCTCGCCAACAACTCAGTGGCTTGGCTGGACACTAACGGCAACACCCTGCAGACCGTCACCGTCGGCGCAAACGGCGTTGCCAGCTCGGCCACTCTGGCCACCAACCCCGGGTTTGTGGTGCCCGATATCGGCTTCCAGCTCAATGTGGTTGATGCCGCTCCCGGCGACTACTTTGTGCGTATCGGCCTGCATGTAGAAAGCCAGACCAATGAGAATCACGTGCTCAACATGACCATGGGTGTGGCCCGGGTCATCGTGGCCGACGTCGGCGGCACCAATGTCATCCAGAGCGTCAACATGGTCACCAGCGGCCAGGCCAACTACGATAATATCGAGATCCGTGCCCGACGCGGCAATCTGTCTCTGGCCACAGAAGACTTTGAAGCCAAGGCCAATATGCTGTCATTTGACGGGGCTACCAAAAATATCCGTCTGAATGTGGGCACCATCTTCAACGCTCTCTCCAACAATAATGCTCTGTTTGATGAGATCATGAATGGCGCCTTTGGTAGCGGCGCTCACTATGACTACGGCGTGCTGATCCAACCGGTGGCCGGACCGACCACCGTGCGGGTCGGACATGAAAACGGCGGTACTTTCTCGCTGTTCCCGCGCGTCATGGCCAGCTGTCCGCAGATCAGCGATCTGCAGTCAGCCAATGTATTCAATCTGAGCAGCAGCGCTCTGGCCAACAAAATCCCGTCGGCACACGCCGCCATCGGCACCCTGACCGTCGGCAGCCCCGGGACTGCGGCGACCGCACAGACTGCCATTGTAGAGAACTGCCATCTGCCAGCCGTGTCTATTACCAGCGCCACCTCATTTACCAACGACACTGGCACCGAACCATACACCGTGGCAGTCACTGCAACCGCAACCGATGCCGATGACTATCACGGCATCGCCAGCACTGAGTGGCTGGTTGGTGGCAACGTGGTGGCAACAGGCACCTCAGCCAACCTGTCATTGAACAATGGCGACACCACTGTGACCTTCCGGGCCACCGATGAGAAAGGCGGCGTGAGCACGACCTCAGCCACTATCACCGTGAGCGAACCGGCTCCGGCGCCCAACCAGGCACCTGAAGGCCTGGCCATCGGCGCACCTTCCAGCCCCATTCTCGATACCGATGGCAAGGCCGGTGAAACACTCGGCGGCTTCTCGGCCACTGCGACGGATCCCGATGGCGATGACCTCACCTATGAATGGTTTGTCAACGGCAACTCTGCCGGCAGCGGGGCCAGCCCCAGCCTGACACTGCCCGTTGACGGGGCGAATACCGTGTTCTTTATCGCCAGTGATGGCAAGGGCGGCGAGGCCACTTCCGATGCGGTAACGGTGGAAGTGCGTGAGAACCAGGCACCGGTGGTAACACTGACGGTGAATGGCGGCAGTTCAACTACTGTCGATTATGATCAAGACGTCACTTTCACCTGGAACGCCGTCGACCCGGAGGGTCGAATGTCTGGTCCCGGCACATTTTTGACTTTTGCAACTGACGGGGATTTCGGCATTGGCCCCGGACCCATAGTGGTCGACTCAACTTCTGGATCTTCCACCGTCAGCTTTTCCCCAGTAACCGTTTCGGAGTCTGGCGGCACAGTAACCGCAAACATCCAGTTCACGGACGATTTCAACAAAGCCGGCACCGCCACCGCCGTGGTCATCGTGCGAGCCCGAGACAGCTCTGGCGAGGAGCCACCTGCCAACAACAACCCGACCATCGAGATTGTAGGCCCAACCTCTTATGAGGATACCGATGCGCTGGCCGGTGAGGCTGTCACCCTGACCGCCAATGTCACTGACGCGGACGGTGACGACATCGTGCTGCGACAGTGGACAGCACTGGGCGAAACCAGCAGTGGAGCGGTGCTCAGTCGTCGCTTCCCCGATGGGGACACTCCGGTCACCTTCCGCGCCGTCGATTCTCGCGGCGGAGAGTCCGAGACCGTGGTAACGGTGAACGTGGCAACCTTTGTACCCGCACCCAGCAACACTGAGGTGCTTGATACCATTACGCAGCAGAATAACGATAACGAAAATCTGCAGCAGCAGACCGGCAATCTGGATGAACTGATCCAGACAGGTGGTACGGTTTCGCAGGAAGTAGCTACCACGACCACCACCGCCGCCACCAAGGCGGAGGAAACCACCCGGGATCTGCAAAAAGCGGTCACCAGCGGTACGGTAACCACCTCGACGGCGCTGAAGGCCATTCAGAGCACCAGTACCACGACCACGCTGGCCTCTAACGTATCCAAGGCTTCCACGGAAGAGAACAAGGCAACAATCACCACCACGGTCTCCAATACCGTGAAAAACGCCGCCAGCACCTTCACGGCGCTGGCCACCCGAACGACCCAGGGTGGTACCAAGCTCTCTGATGAGGACAGCAACACGGTCAAAACGGCCAGCACCAACCTGCTCAAGTCGGCCGGTGATGTCTCCCAGAACACCACCAGCAAGGCTCAGATTGCCGAGCTGGCCCGCTCTGCCAACGAAATCATCCAGGCCACCAAGAACCTGGGTGTAGGCGCCGATGAGACGGTGGTCAATGCGGTACGCGATGCCAGTGCCTCCATTGCGACAGCGGCGGCCCGTGAAGCGATCCGCGAAACCCTGAGCGAAGGTGAAGAGTTGCCCAGTGATGAGGAAATCCGTCAGGTTCTGGAACAGAACGAGGATCTGCTGGAAGATGTCTTCAACCAGACGCTGGAGATTCCACCAACAGTCGTTGATGACAGACCGGCGGTAGACCCGAACAATGTTCAGGTGGGCGGCACCAGTGTACTGGATCGCTTGCGGGCCTTGTTCCGCGGCACCGGTGGTCAATCCACGCTGATGGTCAGTGACGGACGAACCGGTACTGTCACCGCCGTGACTGCCGAGGAATCGGAAATCGTTGTTGATGCCGAAACAGGCGCAGTGACCATTATATTGCCGGGCGAAACCTACGCCGGCGCCATTGTCGCGGTGCGCTCAGTGCCGGCGGTGGTGCCCAATGGCATCCGTATCCGTCGTGACGGACGCGGCATCATTGTGACAGACGGTATTGCGGTAGAACTGGCACCGGTGGCGCTGAATCTGGGTGGTTTCACCACGGCGGTGGAAGATGCCGGCTTTGGCTTCACGCTGCGCAATAACGCTACCATCTCGCTGGATCTCGGTGGCGGTGAGCGCTTCTCTGGTGCCTTTGCCTATGACAACCTGACCGATCAGGATGTCAGCAACTGTGGCGCGATCAGCTTCACCGATCCGACCGGTCCGGCTAACTCGGCCGGCTATGCCTACGGCGTCAACTGTGCTAATGGCGTCACCCAGAAGGTACAGCCGTTCGTTGACAATGCTGACTTCTTCCAGAGCATGGAAGCGCTGGGTATTGCCGCGCGGGCCAACCGTGACAACGGCTTTATCACGCTGCCGGGCATTGGTCGCTTCAAGGCCAGCTTCTTTGTCACGCCATTGAGTGAGGCGGAGCAGGTCTTCCATGCGATTAACAAGGATGAGTTTGGCATTGCTTACCAGACCATGGATCTGAACGGTGATGGCATTGTCGACTACAAGGTGATTTCAGCCAACGGCGCCCAGATACTGTACGGAGCCGCTGACTGA
- a CDS encoding undecaprenyl/decaprenyl-phosphate alpha-N-acetylglucosaminyl 1-phosphate transferase, which translates to MALYALISTFAVTCFALLALRPLASRVGLIDIPGGRKTHQTPTPMIGGLGIYLGTLAICMLSPVLMNDYLILLAISGLVLFVGVLDDLFDIRASLRMSMHAVAAWVMAVSAGIQIRSFGDILFLGPVELGLLAVPVTLFATVGVINAVNMSDGLDGLSGGLVVIALVMLSIAALSSGQSSILSFSQILIVSLLAFLAFNFRLLWKKSALVYLGDAGSTLLGFILAWLVIAASQGENAFIAPVTALWFLAVPLIDTVSLLIRRPLQGRSPFSPGRDHLHHRLLNAGFNVKQTVLMMHGAAIVFGLIGLAGHFAALPDGMMFTGFLALFAIYMFVSRRLLGVAEDSVGAGDSC; encoded by the coding sequence ATGGCTCTCTATGCGTTGATCAGCACCTTCGCGGTAACATGCTTTGCATTACTCGCGCTGAGGCCCCTGGCCAGCCGCGTTGGCCTTATTGATATTCCGGGCGGACGCAAGACTCACCAGACTCCCACACCGATGATAGGCGGTTTGGGCATTTATCTGGGCACACTCGCCATTTGTATGCTCTCCCCGGTCCTGATGAATGACTACCTGATATTGCTTGCAATCTCCGGACTCGTGCTGTTTGTGGGAGTGCTGGATGATCTGTTTGATATCCGGGCATCACTTCGCATGTCCATGCACGCAGTGGCAGCCTGGGTAATGGCCGTCAGTGCGGGCATACAGATCCGCTCGTTCGGGGATATCCTGTTCCTGGGCCCTGTCGAGCTGGGACTGCTGGCTGTACCGGTAACCCTGTTTGCCACCGTAGGTGTCATCAATGCGGTCAATATGAGTGACGGTCTGGATGGCCTGTCCGGTGGTCTGGTTGTGATCGCACTGGTGATGCTGTCCATCGCCGCGCTAAGTTCCGGCCAAAGCTCCATCCTGAGCTTCAGTCAGATCCTCATCGTCTCTCTGCTGGCCTTCCTGGCCTTCAATTTCCGCTTACTCTGGAAAAAAAGTGCCCTGGTATACCTGGGAGATGCCGGCAGCACCTTGCTCGGTTTTATCCTGGCCTGGCTGGTGATTGCGGCGTCACAGGGCGAGAATGCCTTCATCGCGCCGGTGACAGCACTCTGGTTTCTGGCAGTCCCTCTTATCGATACGGTCAGCCTGCTGATTCGTCGCCCGTTGCAGGGCCGCTCTCCCTTCTCTCCGGGTCGGGATCATTTACATCACCGCCTGCTGAACGCTGGTTTTAACGTTAAACAGACCGTGTTGATGATGCACGGCGCAGCTATTGTCTTCGGCCTGATCGGTCTGGCCGGTCACTTTGCAGCCCTGCCCGATGGCATGATGTTCACCGGCTTCCTGGCACTGTTTGCCATCTACATGTTCGTCTCACGCCGCCTGCTTGGTGTCGCCGAAGACAGCGTTGGCGCTGGGGACAGTTGCTGA